A region from the Arthrobacter gengyunqii genome encodes:
- a CDS encoding dienelactone hydrolase family protein yields MGEMIEMGTASSAVHSYVSRPEGTVRGGVIVIHEAWGLVGQIRSVADRFAAQGYLAVAPDLLGENGITDDVATELGEQLFNPDPRQRHEAQPKLRALMSPFRSPDFSAQASARVESCFEYLESSPGVNGQIGVVGFCMGGTFALSLAVQEPRLKACVSFYGRADYSVAELAAINCPVLAFYGDQDTDLVETLPDLGAAMTEAGIDFTADVYPGTGHAFFNDTNRFAYDKDAADDAWARTLEFLTQSLSQDRQA; encoded by the coding sequence ATGGGCGAAATGATTGAAATGGGCACAGCTTCCTCCGCAGTTCACTCCTACGTTTCCCGGCCGGAGGGCACGGTTCGGGGCGGCGTGATTGTCATTCACGAAGCGTGGGGACTGGTTGGCCAGATCCGCAGCGTGGCGGATCGGTTTGCCGCGCAGGGATATCTCGCGGTGGCCCCGGACCTGCTGGGCGAAAACGGCATCACAGACGACGTCGCCACGGAATTGGGAGAGCAGCTCTTCAACCCTGATCCGAGACAGCGCCACGAGGCACAGCCAAAGCTGCGGGCCCTGATGTCACCGTTCCGCAGTCCGGACTTTTCAGCCCAGGCCTCGGCACGCGTTGAGTCCTGTTTCGAGTACCTGGAGTCCTCCCCCGGCGTTAACGGACAAATCGGCGTCGTTGGCTTCTGCATGGGCGGAACCTTCGCGCTCTCCCTTGCCGTCCAGGAGCCGCGGCTGAAGGCCTGCGTGTCCTTCTACGGCCGGGCCGATTATTCCGTCGCCGAGCTGGCCGCCATCAATTGCCCGGTCCTGGCGTTTTACGGCGATCAGGACACCGACCTTGTGGAAACGCTCCCCGATTTGGGAGCCGCCATGACCGAGGCCGGCATCGACTTCACCGCGGATGTCTATCCCGGCACCGGCCATGCCTTCTTCAATGACACCAACCGGTTTGCCTACGACAAGGACGCCGCCGACGACGCGTGGGCCCGCACGCTCGAATTCCTCACCCAGTCACTGAGCCAGGACCGGCAGGCCTGA
- a CDS encoding GNAT family N-acetyltransferase yields MYTVREAGSDDVPQLAWLRQRWIAEQETGHQAEQDRGPGVEPADAGQPSASVFEADFRRWMERNPRTFFVAGHGRELVGMVNLLVFERMPKPGQGTSCWVYLGNAYVLPDHRSTGIGTALMKAALEFAQDIGAVRMVLAPSPKSAEFYARLGFGPARELAVHRFTERHGESGPGTRNRRDSLDADRPLGKG; encoded by the coding sequence ATGTACACAGTTCGTGAGGCAGGGTCCGACGACGTACCGCAGCTGGCCTGGCTCCGGCAGCGCTGGATTGCTGAGCAGGAAACTGGACATCAAGCCGAACAGGACCGAGGACCCGGGGTGGAACCAGCCGACGCCGGACAACCCTCCGCTTCCGTGTTCGAGGCTGATTTCCGCAGGTGGATGGAACGGAATCCGCGGACGTTCTTCGTGGCCGGGCACGGCCGGGAACTGGTGGGCATGGTGAATCTTCTGGTTTTCGAGCGGATGCCCAAGCCGGGCCAGGGGACTTCCTGTTGGGTGTACCTCGGCAACGCATATGTGCTGCCTGACCACCGCAGCACCGGAATCGGCACCGCGCTCATGAAGGCAGCCCTGGAATTTGCCCAAGACATCGGTGCCGTCCGCATGGTGCTTGCTCCCTCGCCGAAATCCGCCGAGTTCTATGCCCGGCTGGGTTTTGGACCCGCCCGGGAGTTGGCTGTCCACCGGTTCACCGAGAGGCACGGCGAATCAGGACCGGGAACGCGGAACCGGAGAGACTCCCTTGACGCTGATCGTCCCCTCGGGAAGGGTTAA
- a CDS encoding NAD(P)/FAD-dependent oxidoreductase encodes MGTTAVVLGGGYAGVMAANRLAAAARPGLDVVLVSPGERFVERIRLHEYAAGIRSDATASFESVLHPAIRRVWDTALRIDAAGRSVLLAGGRLLNYDYLVYAVGSGAPQVPDGALTVQQLEGAEDTRTALEALAPGGRVAVVGAGLTAVESAVEIAAHRGDLHVSLHTEGVPLPQVTAAARRGLERSLRRTSVELQSGVRVSGSGDPHLRLKADVVLWCTGFGIPDLALDSGLPVDGEGRLLLEPTLRVPGEGRIYGAGDAAVIAGPEYAYLRMSCAAAMPMGADAAGNILRGMDGAPGIRHDSGFGGQCVSLGRSDGLVQFVRADDTPIRVHLHGRLAAVQKEIICRMTLRWIRSEIKRSGAYTWPKGPRKTTAEQTQAPAGR; translated from the coding sequence ATGGGAACCACAGCAGTTGTCCTGGGCGGCGGATACGCGGGAGTCATGGCGGCCAATCGGCTGGCCGCCGCAGCACGGCCCGGACTCGACGTCGTGCTGGTAAGCCCGGGAGAGCGCTTCGTGGAGCGGATCCGGCTGCATGAGTATGCCGCCGGAATCCGCAGTGATGCCACCGCCTCCTTTGAATCCGTGCTGCATCCGGCGATCCGACGGGTGTGGGACACGGCGCTGCGCATCGATGCTGCCGGCCGGAGTGTGCTGCTGGCCGGCGGCCGGCTGCTGAACTACGACTATTTGGTCTACGCAGTGGGATCAGGTGCGCCGCAGGTTCCGGACGGTGCGCTCACCGTCCAACAGCTGGAGGGGGCCGAAGATACCCGCACGGCACTCGAGGCGCTGGCCCCGGGCGGCCGGGTTGCGGTGGTTGGCGCCGGGTTGACCGCCGTCGAATCGGCGGTGGAAATTGCCGCCCACCGGGGTGACCTGCACGTCAGCCTGCACACGGAGGGTGTTCCCCTCCCGCAGGTGACAGCGGCCGCCCGCCGCGGTCTGGAACGGAGCCTTCGCCGCACATCAGTGGAGCTGCAGTCCGGCGTGCGGGTATCCGGGTCCGGTGATCCGCATCTGCGCCTGAAGGCCGACGTGGTGCTCTGGTGCACGGGTTTTGGCATTCCGGATCTCGCCTTGGACAGTGGCCTGCCCGTTGACGGGGAGGGCCGGCTGCTGCTGGAACCGACCCTGCGAGTGCCGGGTGAGGGCCGCATTTACGGGGCCGGTGACGCTGCCGTGATTGCCGGCCCGGAGTACGCCTACCTGCGGATGAGCTGCGCGGCGGCGATGCCCATGGGTGCTGACGCGGCGGGAAACATCCTGCGCGGAATGGATGGAGCACCCGGCATCCGGCATGACAGCGGATTCGGCGGCCAGTGCGTTAGTCTGGGCCGCAGCGACGGGCTGGTCCAGTTTGTTCGGGCGGATGACACCCCGATCCGCGTCCACCTGCACGGCAGGTTGGCGGCGGTCCAGAAGGAGATTATCTGCCGGATGACGCTGCGCTGGATCCGCAGCGAAATCAAACGGAGCGGAGCGTACACATGGCCCAAAGGCCCGCGGAAAACGACGGCGGAGCAGACTCAGGCGCCGGCCGGACGGTGA
- a CDS encoding hexameric tyrosine-coordinated heme protein — protein sequence MELVPNNTLICASPEDGRRLALSLAMQTSFAIQPDDHVQKIIRDAYMNNPDGLIAAGHVVAIEFATIAAANNYWR from the coding sequence ATGGAGCTCGTTCCCAACAACACCCTTATCTGTGCAAGCCCCGAAGACGGGAGACGGCTGGCCCTCAGTCTGGCAATGCAGACCTCATTCGCCATTCAGCCCGATGACCACGTGCAGAAAATTATCCGGGACGCCTATATGAACAACCCTGACGGCCTGATTGCCGCCGGTCATGTGGTGGCCATTGAGTTCGCCACCATTGCAGCCGCCAACAATTACTGGCGCTGA
- the sigJ gene encoding RNA polymerase sigma factor SigJ, with product MAQRPAENDGGADSGAGRTVNRDDDFLAHRGMVFTIAYDILGAVTDAEDVVQETYLRWRTVGEPVRNPRAYLARIATRQALNAVRSAARRREDYPGEWLPEPLRTGAGSTGPANATPETAALTAAEVSTAMLVVLQTLSGPERAAFILHDVFGFGYPEIAEALEAEQPAVRQLVHRARERVETGRPRTRPDPAEHRAAVGRFLEATLTGSLQALLDVLSPEVVLRSDGGGKASAALNPVVGPEKVARLMLGLASKYAAGALPEFVELNGLPAVAFREDGNVTTVFQLSLVNGRVQGVYAMRNPDKLVHLQSPAVG from the coding sequence ATGGCCCAAAGGCCCGCGGAAAACGACGGCGGAGCAGACTCAGGCGCCGGCCGGACGGTGAACCGCGACGACGATTTCCTCGCCCACCGCGGGATGGTGTTCACCATCGCCTATGACATCCTGGGGGCCGTCACTGATGCCGAGGACGTTGTCCAGGAAACCTATCTCCGGTGGCGGACGGTCGGGGAGCCGGTGCGCAACCCCCGGGCCTACCTGGCACGGATCGCCACCCGGCAGGCACTGAACGCCGTCCGCTCCGCAGCTCGGCGGCGTGAGGATTATCCGGGGGAGTGGCTCCCGGAGCCGCTCCGCACCGGCGCCGGCTCAACAGGCCCCGCCAACGCCACCCCGGAAACCGCAGCCCTGACCGCTGCCGAAGTCTCCACCGCCATGCTGGTGGTCCTGCAGACACTGAGCGGACCGGAACGCGCGGCGTTCATCCTGCATGACGTGTTCGGGTTTGGTTATCCGGAAATCGCAGAGGCGTTGGAAGCCGAACAGCCTGCTGTCCGGCAACTGGTGCACCGGGCGCGGGAGCGGGTGGAGACGGGAAGGCCGCGGACCCGGCCTGACCCCGCCGAACACCGGGCCGCCGTCGGACGCTTCCTGGAAGCCACCCTGACCGGCTCGCTGCAGGCGCTGCTGGATGTGCTGTCCCCGGAGGTGGTGCTGCGTTCCGACGGGGGAGGCAAAGCCAGCGCCGCACTGAATCCGGTGGTCGGACCGGAGAAGGTTGCCCGCCTGATGCTCGGGCTGGCCTCGAAGTATGCGGCCGGTGCCCTGCCGGAGTTTGTGGAACTGAACGGATTGCCCGCCGTCGCCTTCCGGGAGGACGGAAACGTCACCACCGTGTTCCAGTTAAGTCTGGTGAACGGACGCGTCCAGGGGGTTTACGCCATGCGAAACCCGGACAAGCTCGTTCACCTGCAGAGCCCGGCTGTAGGCTGA
- a CDS encoding alpha-mannosidase — protein MHDNRELVEARINRFLRERLPGNLWRDRRPAELAVWQAPGEPVPFSQAVHQEFLPFAAGQAWGAPWGTTWFRISGTVPLEWRGPGAGRPELLIDLGFSGDGPGFEAEALVYTPSGDIVKAVEPRNLYVPLRQQPGKSFEFYVEAASNPNIISGFTYAPTPLGDPATAGGNPLYVFRGADAALLDVEAWNLAQDFWTLNGLMHELPMDLPRRYDILRAMERAVTAVDPSDVSGTATAARAELAEVLSTPANASAHRVHAVGHAHIDSAWLWPVRETVRKVARTFANVLELMEQDPEFVFTASSAQQYAWLKQYYPDLFSRVAEKVATGRFVPTGGMWVEADTNLPGGEAMARQFLAGKKFFLENFGVESEVVWLPDSFGYSAALPQIARAANCRWFLTQKISWNETNVVPHSTFRWEGIDGSSLFTHFPPVDTYNSDLSGRELARAQRGYKEKGFANTSLVPFGWGDGGGGPTREMLAAARRTASLEGSPAVRLSSPVHFFAVAEAELKDPAVWSGELYLEFHRGTYTSQANTKKGNRRSEHLLREAELWAVAAFLATEADYPYDALEQAWQTVLLQQFHDILPGTSIAWVYQEAERNYALVSAGLEDLIEHSARALLGDGDRTAALNAGPFAAAGVAAGGAGPVPGPAPWTWQRSTEGWVIGSDRLQLVVDGEGLFRSLTELPGGRDAFLPGRPGNLFQLFRDTPNQWDAWDLDASYKYSTTDLMQPDAMDVEEGSGGRTLRLTRSFGNSSIVQRISLSPDGTAVDLEVEVDWHEQQKLLKFAFPLDVHAAQAASEIQFGHLYRPTHANTSWDAARFETVAHRWIHVGEPGYGVAVANDSTYGHDTFRELVGSRSCTTVRLSLLRGPLFPDPMADQGRHSFRFSLRPAASIADALAEGYRLNLPLRQISGVSRTSLDPVVAVDNPAVVVEAVKLAEDRSGDVIVRLYEAHGGRAGAQVRAGFAFDAVAAADLLERPLAPGSPLTGRTGAGEAVGLLLHPFEIVTLRFRRGGRQGSEKTSAEGMKN, from the coding sequence GTGCACGACAACCGTGAACTGGTGGAAGCACGAATCAACAGGTTTCTCCGGGAACGGCTGCCCGGAAACCTCTGGCGGGACCGGAGGCCGGCGGAACTGGCAGTCTGGCAGGCGCCGGGGGAGCCGGTTCCCTTTTCCCAGGCCGTCCATCAGGAGTTTTTGCCCTTTGCCGCCGGCCAGGCCTGGGGCGCTCCCTGGGGAACCACCTGGTTCCGCATCTCGGGTACGGTTCCGCTGGAATGGCGGGGCCCCGGAGCAGGCCGGCCGGAACTGCTCATCGACCTGGGGTTCAGCGGCGACGGCCCCGGCTTTGAGGCGGAAGCACTGGTGTACACGCCGTCGGGAGACATCGTGAAGGCCGTGGAACCGCGCAACCTGTACGTCCCGCTGCGGCAGCAGCCGGGGAAATCCTTTGAGTTTTATGTGGAAGCAGCGTCCAATCCAAACATCATTTCCGGCTTCACCTACGCGCCAACACCATTGGGAGATCCGGCGACCGCGGGCGGGAACCCGCTGTACGTGTTCCGCGGGGCGGATGCTGCTCTGCTGGATGTCGAGGCGTGGAACTTGGCGCAGGATTTCTGGACCCTCAACGGTCTGATGCATGAATTGCCGATGGACCTTCCCCGGAGGTATGACATCCTCCGGGCCATGGAACGGGCGGTCACTGCCGTCGACCCGTCTGATGTCTCCGGAACCGCAACGGCAGCCCGGGCAGAGCTTGCCGAAGTGCTGTCCACACCCGCCAACGCCAGCGCGCATCGCGTGCACGCCGTCGGGCACGCCCACATTGACAGTGCCTGGCTGTGGCCGGTGCGGGAGACGGTTCGCAAAGTCGCCCGCACCTTCGCCAATGTGCTGGAGCTGATGGAGCAGGATCCCGAGTTTGTTTTCACCGCATCCTCTGCCCAGCAGTACGCCTGGCTCAAGCAGTACTATCCGGATCTGTTCTCCCGGGTCGCGGAAAAGGTGGCCACCGGCCGGTTTGTGCCCACCGGGGGCATGTGGGTGGAGGCCGACACCAACCTGCCCGGAGGCGAGGCGATGGCCCGGCAGTTCCTGGCCGGAAAGAAGTTCTTCCTCGAGAACTTCGGCGTCGAATCAGAGGTCGTATGGCTGCCGGACTCCTTTGGATACTCTGCGGCGCTGCCGCAAATCGCCCGGGCGGCCAACTGCCGCTGGTTCCTGACCCAGAAGATCTCCTGGAATGAGACCAACGTGGTGCCGCACAGCACGTTCCGCTGGGAAGGAATCGACGGATCCTCCCTGTTCACGCATTTTCCGCCGGTGGACACCTACAATTCCGACCTGTCCGGGCGGGAACTGGCCCGTGCCCAGCGCGGGTACAAGGAGAAGGGGTTTGCAAACACTTCGCTGGTGCCGTTCGGGTGGGGCGACGGCGGCGGCGGGCCAACCCGGGAAATGCTGGCTGCCGCCCGCCGCACCGCTTCGTTGGAGGGATCACCCGCAGTAAGGCTGTCCAGCCCGGTGCACTTTTTTGCCGTGGCGGAGGCTGAGCTGAAGGACCCGGCGGTCTGGTCCGGAGAGCTGTACTTGGAGTTCCACCGCGGCACCTACACCAGCCAGGCCAATACCAAGAAGGGCAACCGCCGCAGTGAGCACCTGCTGCGCGAGGCCGAGCTGTGGGCGGTGGCAGCCTTCCTGGCCACGGAAGCCGACTATCCCTATGACGCTCTGGAACAGGCCTGGCAGACGGTCCTGTTGCAGCAGTTCCACGACATCCTGCCGGGAACCTCCATCGCCTGGGTGTATCAGGAGGCGGAGCGGAACTATGCACTGGTGTCGGCCGGGCTTGAGGACCTGATCGAGCACTCGGCGCGGGCGCTGCTGGGCGACGGAGACCGGACGGCGGCGCTCAATGCCGGCCCGTTCGCCGCGGCAGGGGTGGCTGCCGGGGGCGCAGGACCGGTGCCCGGACCGGCTCCCTGGACGTGGCAGCGTTCCACCGAGGGCTGGGTTATCGGCAGCGACCGGCTGCAGCTCGTCGTGGACGGGGAGGGGCTGTTCCGTTCCCTCACCGAGCTTCCCGGCGGCCGCGACGCCTTCCTGCCGGGGCGGCCGGGCAACCTGTTCCAGCTGTTCCGGGACACCCCCAACCAGTGGGACGCCTGGGACCTGGATGCCTCCTACAAGTACAGCACCACGGATCTCATGCAGCCGGATGCCATGGACGTCGAGGAGGGCAGCGGAGGCCGGACCCTTCGACTTACACGCTCCTTCGGGAACTCGTCGATCGTCCAGCGGATCTCCCTCAGCCCCGACGGAACGGCGGTGGACCTGGAGGTGGAGGTGGACTGGCACGAGCAGCAAAAGCTGCTGAAGTTTGCCTTTCCCCTGGATGTGCACGCCGCCCAGGCGGCCTCGGAAATCCAGTTTGGCCATCTGTACCGCCCTACGCATGCCAACACCTCCTGGGATGCGGCACGTTTTGAAACGGTGGCACACCGGTGGATCCATGTGGGGGAACCCGGTTACGGGGTGGCGGTGGCCAATGATTCCACCTACGGACATGACACCTTCCGCGAGCTGGTGGGCAGCAGGAGCTGCACCACGGTGCGGCTTTCCCTGCTCCGGGGGCCGCTGTTTCCGGATCCCATGGCCGATCAGGGCCGGCACAGCTTCCGGTTTTCACTGCGGCCCGCGGCAAGCATCGCGGACGCGCTCGCCGAGGGATACCGGCTGAATCTTCCCCTTCGACAGATCAGCGGAGTGTCCCGCACTTCGCTGGACCCGGTTGTTGCCGTGGACAACCCGGCAGTGGTGGTGGAAGCGGTCAAGCTTGCCGAAGACCGCAGTGGCGACGTGATCGTGCGGCTGTATGAGGCGCACGGCGGCCGGGCCGGAGCGCAGGTCCGGGCGGGCTTTGCCTTTGACGCCGTGGCGGCTGCGGATCTGCTGGAGCGTCCGCTGGCTCCCGGATCGCCGCTCACCGGCCGGACCGGGGCAGGGGAAGCGGTGGGGCTGCTGCTTCATCCGTTCGAGATCGTCACCCTGAGGTTTCGGCGCGGGGGGCGGCAGGGCAGCGAAAAGACCAGCGCCGAAGGCATGAAAAACTGA
- a CDS encoding PLP-dependent cysteine synthase family protein — MTISPTPSRRWSEDAIRRIEADSNRSADTHLFEIPVPAGWSVKVYLKDESTHRTGSLKHRLARSLFLFGLVNGWITRGMTIVEASSGSTAVSEAYFAQLLDLPFVAVMPRSTSAEKIALIEQYNGSCHFVDDPSQVYAAAEEIARSTGGHYMDQFTYAERATDWRGNNNIAESIYGQLKLEDFPVPEWIVVGAGTGGTSATIGRYIRYHRHATQLAVVDPEDSAFFPAWRNPGAPAVGGPSRIEGIGRPRLEPSFVPAVIDHMIQVPDAASVAAARHLREAAGLHAGPSTGTNLWGVWQLGAQMEAEGRAGSIVSLMCDSGDRYAASYGDDAWLASRGLDPAPAAALLTELFETGRWPE; from the coding sequence GTGACTATTTCCCCGACCCCGAGCCGCCGCTGGTCCGAAGACGCCATCCGGCGCATCGAAGCCGACAGCAACCGTTCGGCGGACACCCACCTGTTTGAGATCCCTGTTCCGGCGGGCTGGTCAGTGAAGGTGTATCTCAAGGACGAGTCCACCCACCGCACCGGAAGCCTCAAGCACCGGCTTGCGAGGTCACTGTTCCTCTTTGGCCTGGTCAACGGCTGGATTACCCGCGGCATGACCATTGTGGAGGCCTCCAGCGGCTCCACCGCTGTTTCCGAGGCCTATTTTGCGCAGCTGCTGGACCTGCCGTTTGTGGCCGTCATGCCGCGCAGCACCAGCGCGGAGAAGATCGCGCTGATTGAGCAGTACAACGGCAGCTGCCACTTCGTGGACGATCCGTCGCAGGTATACGCTGCGGCCGAAGAGATCGCCCGCAGCACCGGCGGCCACTACATGGACCAGTTCACCTACGCGGAACGCGCCACGGACTGGCGCGGCAACAACAACATCGCCGAATCCATCTACGGACAGCTGAAGCTCGAGGATTTCCCGGTGCCCGAGTGGATTGTGGTGGGCGCGGGAACCGGCGGCACCAGCGCAACGATCGGACGCTACATCCGGTACCACCGCCATGCCACCCAACTGGCCGTGGTGGACCCGGAGGACTCGGCGTTCTTCCCGGCCTGGCGTAATCCGGGGGCTCCCGCCGTCGGCGGTCCATCCCGGATCGAAGGCATCGGCAGGCCGCGGCTGGAACCCAGCTTCGTGCCTGCTGTCATTGACCACATGATCCAGGTCCCTGACGCCGCATCAGTTGCCGCGGCGCGGCACCTGCGGGAGGCGGCAGGCCTCCACGCCGGGCCTTCCACCGGAACCAACCTCTGGGGAGTGTGGCAGCTGGGGGCGCAGATGGAGGCCGAAGGCCGCGCCGGCAGCATCGTTTCGCTGATGTGTGATTCCGGGGACCGGTACGCTGCCTCGTACGGCGACGACGCCTGGCTGGCTTCCCGCGGCCTCGACCCGGCGCCCGCTGCGGCTTTGCTGACGGAACTGTTTGAGACCGGCCGCTGGCCGGAATAA
- a CDS encoding patatin-like phospholipase family protein, with translation MLRILSIDGGGVRGIIPVIWLTHLEKRSGQRTADLFDLIVGTSVGGMIALALTCPRGGGAPYSAADLRHLDLTSVKSIFPRKHGSARPTAAPGTAAYSAAPLQEFLHQVMGHTKLSEAYRPVGVVTCDLVHTQALHFAGGGLDQSQLGDADMAVAARATSSLPRFFPPVTYTDPGGQARELVDGGLAADDPALVAYTLGRSLAGADDGVLLVSLGTGTSQTSSGLLLSSEQTSSTADVQGMKRDFSMVYEGPGQLVRESLRQLLGEDYVRIQSRLLPGTHHDSDDASPKNILGLLATAEKMVLETSSELDRLSNQLQGR, from the coding sequence ATGCTGCGCATCCTCTCCATCGACGGCGGCGGGGTCCGCGGGATCATTCCGGTCATTTGGCTCACCCATTTGGAAAAGCGCTCCGGGCAGAGGACCGCAGACCTTTTCGACCTCATTGTCGGAACTTCAGTGGGCGGCATGATCGCCCTGGCACTAACCTGCCCCCGCGGCGGCGGCGCGCCGTACAGTGCAGCCGACCTCCGGCATCTGGATCTGACCAGCGTAAAGAGCATCTTCCCCCGCAAGCACGGGTCAGCCCGTCCCACAGCCGCACCCGGGACAGCGGCCTATTCCGCCGCACCGCTGCAGGAGTTTCTGCATCAGGTCATGGGTCACACCAAACTCTCCGAGGCGTACCGGCCCGTGGGAGTGGTGACGTGCGACCTGGTCCATACCCAGGCCCTGCACTTCGCGGGCGGAGGCCTGGACCAATCGCAGCTGGGCGATGCCGACATGGCGGTTGCTGCCCGGGCGACGTCGTCGCTGCCGCGGTTTTTCCCACCCGTCACCTATACGGACCCCGGTGGGCAGGCGCGCGAGCTGGTGGACGGCGGGCTGGCCGCTGATGATCCGGCGCTGGTGGCCTACACCCTGGGCCGCTCCCTGGCTGGGGCCGACGACGGCGTGCTGTTGGTTTCGTTGGGCACCGGAACCAGCCAAACCTCCTCCGGCCTGCTGCTGAGCTCGGAACAAACCAGCAGCACCGCAGACGTGCAGGGGATGAAACGGGACTTTTCCATGGTCTACGAAGGGCCGGGACAGCTGGTCCGGGAGAGCCTGCGCCAGCTTCTGGGCGAGGACTACGTCCGGATCCAGAGCCGGTTGCTTCCCGGTACCCATCACGATTCCGACGACGCGAGCCCCAAAAACATCCTGGGACTGCTGGCTACCGCCGAGAAGATGGTTCTGGAGACTTCCTCCGAGCTGGACCGCCTGTCCAACCAGTTGCAGGGCAGGTAG
- a CDS encoding dihydrofolate reductase family protein, whose amino-acid sequence MGRLVYSGITSLDGYVADEDGQFDWSAPDEEVHAFVNDLERSIGTALYGRALYEVMAVWDTMALADEPEVIRDYAGIWKATDKIVFSRSLPGVDTTNTRLERSFDSDAVRRLKEGSVRPLSVGGAMLAAQALRAGLVDDLHQLLSPVVVGGGKPFLPDGLRLDLELLDERRFGNGVVFLRYGVPQQPGSGR is encoded by the coding sequence ATGGGACGTTTGGTGTATTCGGGCATCACTTCGCTGGACGGTTACGTCGCTGACGAGGACGGGCAGTTCGACTGGAGCGCGCCGGATGAAGAAGTCCACGCCTTCGTCAACGACCTGGAGCGGAGCATCGGCACAGCCCTCTACGGGCGGGCGCTGTACGAGGTGATGGCGGTGTGGGACACCATGGCCCTGGCGGATGAACCGGAGGTAATCCGCGACTATGCCGGCATCTGGAAGGCAACAGACAAGATTGTCTTTTCCCGGTCCCTGCCGGGCGTGGATACGACCAACACCAGGTTGGAACGGAGCTTCGATTCCGACGCCGTACGCCGGCTCAAAGAGGGCTCCGTCCGGCCTTTGTCCGTGGGAGGCGCGATGCTGGCTGCCCAGGCGCTTCGCGCAGGACTGGTGGACGACCTGCACCAGCTGCTCTCCCCCGTCGTCGTCGGAGGCGGGAAGCCTTTCCTGCCGGACGGGCTGCGGCTGGACCTTGAACTGCTCGACGAGCGCCGGTTCGGCAACGGGGTGGTGTTCCTTCGCTACGGCGTCCCGCAGCAGCCCGGCTCAGGGCGTTAG